In Corythoichthys intestinalis isolate RoL2023-P3 chromosome 11, ASM3026506v1, whole genome shotgun sequence, a single genomic region encodes these proteins:
- the smtnl1 gene encoding smoothelin-like 1, which produces MDGESVNKETLESSEGTNQADSSVNKQTDEPELVQSNDPREGDEAERQELSPEMREDPLPQLRDEEAADAHAPRTEGATVATAEEDVKDPGKKEDGDVKEEIKNREKGETKKVEENVSEDKSVEKQPEKVKDEKHVKEDQAKAKERLKEAEKQGKAKRNPKATTIPSRPRPSTRSGRVSKKSDIIAKFQQGAPETPIPRNFKIQKSSTAAATGASIKQRMLQWCRSKTQHYKGVNIENFSSSWCDGMAFCALVHRFFPDAFDYSALKPTEREKNFTLAFQTAESLADCWPLLEVSDMLMMGNNPDPMCVFTYVQALCHSLSKLEKEKKEQEEKDKEEKAKAGEEKDEKVEDASKELSVDKEEAEHAGNGSPNSSQDDNAKEEAAKSCETEEDGQLLVEAKS; this is translated from the exons ATGGATGGAGAATCCGTCAACAAGGAGACGCTTGAGTCTTCAGAAGGGACAAATCAGGCTGACTCGAGTGTCAACAAACAG ACAGATGAACCAGAGCTTGTGCAAAGTAATGACCCAAGAGAGGGGGACGAGGCAGAGAGGCAAGAGCTAAGTCCAGAGATGAGGGAGGATCCACTACCACAACTGAGGGACGAGGAAGCTGCAGACGCACATGCACCCCGGACAGAAGGTGCCACTGTAGCCACTGCAGAAGAAGACGTGAAGGATCCTGGAAAGAAAGAGGATGGAGATGTTAAGGAAGAGATCAAAAATAGAGAGAAGGGCGAGACCAAAAAAGTTGAAGAGAATGTCAGTGAGGACAAAAGTGTTGAAAAACAGCCAGAAAAGGTGAAGGATGAAAAGCATGTCAAAGAAGATCAAGCGAAAGCCAAAGAGAGGCTAAAAGAGGCAGAAAAACAAGGGAAAGCCAAAAGAAACCCAAAAGCAACAACTATTCCATCCCGTCCGAGGCCCTCGACTCGCTCTGGTCGAGTATCCAAAAAGAGTGACATCATCGCCAAGTTCCAACAGGGAGCACCAGA AACACCAATCCCACGCAACTTCAAAATTCAAAAGTCATCTACAGCTGCGGCCACGGGGGCTTCCATCAAACAGAGAATGCTGCAGTGGTGCCGCAGCAAAACCCAACACTATAAG GGTGTCAACATAGAAAACTTCTCCTCATCTTGGTGTGACGGGATGGCTTTCTGCGCACTGGTCCATCGCTTCTTCCCCGACGCTTTCGACTATAGTGCCTTGAAACCTACTGAAAGGGAGAAGAACTTCACACTGGCCTTCCAGACTGCAGA GTcgctggctgactgctggcctCTGCTTGAAGTGTCTGACATGCTTATGATGGGGAACAACCCAGACCCCATGTGTGTGTTCACATACGTCCAGGCCCTTTGTCACAGCCTCTCCAAACTGGAGAAAGAGAAGAAGGAGCAAGAGGAAAAAGACAAAGAGGAGAAAGCTAAAGCAGGGGAAGAGAAGGACGAGAAGGTAGAAGATGCCAGCAAAGAGCTGTCAGTGGACAAAGAAGAGGCTGAGCATGCTGGGAATGGGTCACCAAATAGTAGTCAAGACGACAATGCCAAAGAAGAGGCAGCAAAGAGCTGTGAAACGGAGGAAGATGGACAACTGTTAGTGGAAGCGAAGTCCTAG
- the LOC130924427 gene encoding forkhead box protein L2-like — MADGNEPQPKISGEEEENYVDKKPPYSFVALITMAIKDSAFEKETVSGIYDYITSKFPFYQSDQKGWKNSVRHNLSMNECFVKVPKEISDGRKGHYWMLHPAFNDMFEDGNYRRRRRRTARRPQRNLSSVVVLNNPTPYVSWTNLPQPSFNRAGSFHSFNNIPPVSPYLTQAYCVPSAVYHQQPDFAPQHWNQYGAVGPIIPGASSWESGYQHLSAVWGNFQR, encoded by the coding sequence ATGGCTGACGGCAACGAACCCCAACCTAAAATTTCTGGCGAAGAGGAGGAAAACTACGTTGACAAGAAGCCGCCCTATTCATTCGTGGCTCTCATTACGATGGCCATTAAAGACAGCGCCTTCGAGAAGGAAACAGTAAGCGGGATTTACGACTACATCACCTCCAAGTTTCCTTTTTATCAGAGCGACCAAAAAGGCTGGAAAAACAGCGTCCGACACAATTTGTCCATGAACGAGTGCTTCGTGAAGGTACCAAAGGAGATCTCAGATGGCAGGAAGGGCCACTACTGGATGCTGCACCCCGCTTTCAACGACATGTTCGAGGATGGCAACTACCGGCGCCGTCGTCGCCGCACTGCGAGGAGGCCCCAACGTAACCTTTCGAGTGTGGTCGTCCTGAACAACCCGACGCCGTACGTGAGCTGGACTAACTTACCCCAACCGAGCTTCAACCGTGCGGGTTCGTTCCACAGCTTCAACAACATTCCTCCAGTGAGCCCCTACTTGACACAGGCGTACTGTGTGCCCAGCGCCGTCTACCATCAACAGCCGGATTTCGCGCCACAGCACTGGAACCAGTATGGCGCCGTCGGCCCCATCATACCTGGGGCCAGCTCGTGGGAATCCGGCTATCAGCACTTGAGTGCCGTTTGGGGAAACTTCCAGAGATGA